A region from the Populus trichocarpa isolate Nisqually-1 chromosome 18, P.trichocarpa_v4.1, whole genome shotgun sequence genome encodes:
- the LOC18107903 gene encoding organic cation/carnitine transporter 7, which produces MPVNYQPVVDDETSIPTTSSSRMDDEDQLVYTLDDALASAGFGKFQFLVLAYAGLGWFAEAMEIMILSFVGPAVKSQWNLSSTQESLLSTVVFAGMLVGAYSWGLFSDYCGRRQGFLGITIITSAAGFLSTFSPNYVSLLILRCLVGVGLGGGPVFSSWFLEFVPASHRGTWMVVFSTFWTFGTIFEAALAWIVLPRLNWRWLLAFSSLPSIAQLFFYWIVPESPRYLSMKGRITEAHNILEKIAQLNQSKLPPGMLVSDSTIGLDEESAPSKYTPLLSSTRNLVSDFKSGFSSFVMLFSSKLIRTTLLLWLLFFGNAFSYYGIILLTSELSSEEGKCSSTVLRSENLQDDSLYINVFITSLAELPGILLSAIIVDRFGRKLSMAFMFVLACIFLLPLVFHQHATLTTALLFGARMCAIGTFTVAAIYAPEVYPTVIRATGAGVANAVGRIGGMVCPLVAVGLVAGCHLKEAIILFEVVIVISVVCVLLFPFETSGRELSDSLAASDPKQVVVG; this is translated from the exons ATGCCCGTTAATTACCAGCCAGTTGTAGATGATGAGACCTCCATCCccaccaccagcagcagcagg ATGGATGATGAGGACCAGCTGGTGTACACTCTGGATGATGCCCTCGCTTCTGCGGGCTTTGGAAAATTCCAGTTTCTGGTGCTTGCTTATGCCGGTCTTGGTTGGTTTGCTGAAGCCATGGAAATTATGATCCTTTCCTTTGTGGGTCCTGCTGTCAAGTCCCAGTGGAATCTCTCCTCTACCCAGGAGAGTTTGCTCTCTACGGTTGTTTTTGCTGGCATGCTTGTTGGAGCTTATTCTTGGGGCCTTTTTTCTGATTACTGTGGAAGAAGGCAA GGTTTCCTAGGAATAACTATTATAACCAGTGCAGCTGGATTTTTGAGTACTTTCTCCCCGAATTATGTATCATTGTTGATTCTCCGTTGTTTGGTTGGGGTTGGCCTGGGTGGTGGACCTGTATTTTCCTCCTGGTTTCTAGAGTTTGTTCCGGCTTCACATAGAGGCACCTGGATGGTTGTCTTCTCAACTTTCTGGACATTCGGAACCATTTTTGAGGCTGCACTTGCATGG ATTGTCTTGCCTAGATTGAATTGGAGGTGGCTACTTGCATTCTCCTCTTTACCATCTATTGCCCAGCTTTTCTTTTATTGGATAGTACCAGAGTCTCCAAGGTACCTGTccatgaaaggaagaataacGGAGGCACATAATATTCTGGAGAAGATAGCTCAGCTGAACCAATCAAAACTTCCTCCTGGAATGCTTGTTTCTGATAGTACAATTGGACTGGATGAAGAATCTGCCCCGTCAAAATATACACCTCTACTCTCCTCAACTAGAAATCTGGTTTCAGATTTTAAATCAGGCTTCTCATCATTTGTTATGCTTTTCTCATCAAAGTTAATTCGAACAACACTTCTTTTGTGGTTGTTATTCTTTGGAAATGCATTCTCATATTATGGTATCATATTGTTGACTTCAGAGCTAAGTAGTGAGGAAGGAAAATGTTCCTCAACTGTCTTGCGGTCAGAAAATCTCCAGGATGACAGCCTCTACATAAATGTATTTATTACTAGTTTGGCAG AGCTTCCTGGGATTCTTTTATCAGCCATTATTGTGGATAGATTTGGCCGCAAGCTTTCAATGGCATTCATGTTTGTCTTAGCTTGTATTTTCCTCCTACCCCTGGTTTTCCATCAGCATGCGACTTTGACAACAGCATTGTTATTTGGAGCTCGCATGTGTGCCATAGGAACCTTCACAGTTGCTGCAATATATGCCCCAGAG GTGTATCCAACGGTTATTAGGGCAACTGGGGCAGGAGTTGCAAATGCTGTAGGGAGGATTGGTGGCATGGTATGCCCTCTTGTGGCAGTTGGACTAGTGGCGGGTTGCCATCTTAAGGAAGCTATCATTTTGTTCGAGgttgtgattgttatttcaGTAGTCTGTGTCCTGCTCTTCCCATTTGAGACCAGTGGGCGGGAATTGAGTGACAGTTTAGCTGCATCTGATCCAAAACAAGTAGTTGTTGGGTAG
- the LOC18107904 gene encoding organic cation/carnitine transporter 7, with protein sequence MNEPAETSVRTDGENLVYTVDEALASVGFGKFQGLVLVYAGLAWFAYAMEVMILSFVGPAVKSQWDLSSSQESLLSTAVFGGMLIGSFFWGLVSDHHGRRKGFLGATLLTCGAGLLSAFSPNYASLVILRCLVGSGLGGGSVFSSWILEFVPASHRGKRMLLLSWFWAFGTIFEALLAWMVMPRLSWRWLLAVSCLPAFALLLFYSHVPESPRYLCMKGRINDAYNILEKIALLNQSKLPPGELVPDSTIGLDEESATSEYTPLLSTTEKMDLDFRSGFQSFLMLFSSKLIRTTLLLWELLFGNVFSYYGIILLTSELSSGQSRCGSNLLKSENPDSLYINVFISNLAELPGILLSATIVDRIGRKLTVAFTFVLAGIFLLPLVYHQSATLTMSFLFGARMSTKAAYSVATIYVQELYPTSVRATGAGAANAAGKVGGMICPLVAVGLVTSCQITEAIILFEVLMAISAVCVMFIPVDTKGQKLCDSIDVSDSKQVVVGQ encoded by the exons ATGAATGAGCCAGCTGAGACCTCCGTCAGG ACGGACGGGGAAAACCTTGTATACACTGTGGATGAGGCTCTTGCTTCTGTGGGATTTGGGAAATTCCAAGGTCTCGTGCTTGTTTATGCTGGACTTGCTTGGTTTGCATACGCAATGGAAGTTATGATTCTCTCTTTTGTGGGACCGGCGGTCAAGTCCCAGTGGGATCTCTCATCAAGCCAAGAGAGTCTGCTATCAACTGCTGTTTTTGGTGGCATGCTTATTGGATCATTTTTTTGGGGACTCGTTTCAGATCATCATGGAAGGAG GAAGGGTTTCCTAGGAGCAACTCTTCTGACTTGTGGAGCTGGATTGTTGAGTGCTTTCTCCCCAAATTATGCATCTCTGGTGATTCTTCGTTGTTTGGTTGGCTCCGGGCTGGGTGGTGGAAGTGTATTCAGCTCCTGGATTCTAGAGTTTGTTCCTGCTTCACATAGAGGAAAAAGGATGCTTCTACTCTCATGGTTCTGGGCATTTGGGACAATTTTTGAGGCTTTACTTGCATGG ATGGTAATGCCAAGGTTGAGTTGGAGATGGCTACTCGCAGTATCCTGTTTACCAGCATTTGCCCTGCTTCTCTTTTATTCTCATGTACCAGAATCTCCAAGGTATCTATGCATGAAAGGCAGAATAAATGATGCATATAATATTCTGGAGAAAATAGCTCTGCTCAACCAATCAAAACTCCCTCCCGGAGAGCTTGTTCCTGATAGTACAATTGGACTGGATGAAGAATCTGCAACATCAGAATATACCCCTCTCCTCTCCACCACTGAAAAAATGGATTTGGATTTTAGATCAGGATTCCAATCATTTCTTATGCTTTTCTCATCAAAACTAATCCGAACAACACTTCTTCTCTGGGAGTTACTCTTTGGAAATGTATTCTCATATTATGGTATCATATTGCTGACTTCAGAGCTAAGTAGTGGGCAAAGCAGATGTGGCTCAAATCTCTTGAAATCAGAAAATCCTGACAGCCTCTacataaatgtatttatttctaatttggcAG AGCTTCCTGGGATTCTTTTGTCAGCAACTATTGTAGATAGAATTGGCCGCAAGCTTACGGTAGCTTTTACGTTTGTCTTGGCTGGTATCTTCCTTTTACCTCTGGTTTACCATCAGTCTGCAACATTAACGATGTCATTCTTGTTTGGAGCTCGAATGAGTACCAAAGCAGCCTACTCAGTTGCTACAATATATGTTCAGGAG TTATATCCGACATCCGTCAGGGCAACAGGTGCTGGAGCTGCGAATGCTGCGGGGAAGGTTGGTGGCATGATATGTCCTCTTGTGGCGGTTGGCCTGGTGACTAGCTGCCAGATTACAGAAGCCATCATCCTGTTTGAGGTCCTGATGGCTATTTCAGCAGTCTGTGTCATGTTCATCCCAGTTGATACCAAGGGACAGAAATTGTGCGACAGCATAGATGTATCTGATTCAAAACAGGTTGTCGTTGGGCAGTAA
- the LOC18107906 gene encoding uncharacterized protein LOC18107906 isoform X2 gives MMIHIIRRGSARSTISTVFDEVANAIHGANMQWRARSYAASVPSHMPQSHKAQKRVSKDDRRAMVESYVNKYRETHAGKFPSISDARKQVGGNYYFIRKIVQELEYKSKISSSNSGNKKKELPIVSEPLVKVKNMSTGGAMSDMRTQCDPRAVPLNDVGDTSYRYLEVEGGLQTCEKVVSQEFGNPISLEHSDTVGTQAASHIRKHETKNVSHPGLVEAENDQEKLSAFKRVMDADHSKHNEGSPYLYKHEKDISSTHTDGAELPKKSTVWGSLKSFADGLVSMWRKM, from the exons atgatgATCCACATAATCAGACGAGGATCCGCTCGATCCACCATTTCTACGG TGTTTGATGAGGTGGCCAATGCCATACATGGGGCGAATATGCAGTGGCGTGCAAGGTCATATGCCGCGTCGGTTCCTTCTCACATGCCACAAAGTCACAAAGCTCAGAAGAGAGTTTCCAAAGATGACCGGCGAGCTATGGTGGAATCTTATGTAAACAA GTATAGGGAAACACATGCTGGAAAATTTCCATCCATTTCTGATGCTCGAAAACAAGTTGGTGGCAATTACTATTTTATTAGGAAAATTGTTCAAGAACTAGAATACAAATCTAAGATTTCATCCTCAAACAGTGGAAACAAGAAAAAGGAGCTACCTATCGTGAGTGAGCCCTTGGTTAAAGTTAAAAACATGTCAACTGGAGGTGCAATGTCAGATATGAGAACTCAATGTGACCCACGTGCAGTTCCTCTAAATGATGTAGGTGACACAAGTTACAGATATCTAGAAGTGGAGGGAGGGCTGCAAACTTGTGAGAAGGTGGTCTCTCAAGAGTTTGGAAACCCCATTTCTCTT GAGCATTCTGATACAGTTGGAACTCAAG CTGCGAGTCATATAAGAAAACATGAAACCAAGAATGTCTCTCATCCTGGCCTTGTAGAAGCAGAAAATGATCAAGAGAAGCTTTCTGCATTCAAAAGAGTGATGGATGCTGATCATTCAAAACATAATGAGGGGTCTCCTTATCTGTACAAACATGAAAA AGACATCTCTAGTACCCACACCGATGGTGCGGAACTTCCGAAGAAATCAACTGTGTGGGGAAGCTTGAAGTCATTTGCAGATGGCCTTGTCAGCATGTGGAGAAAAATGTAA
- the LOC18107906 gene encoding uncharacterized protein LOC18107906 isoform X1, giving the protein MMIHIIRRGSARSTISTVFDEVANAIHGANMQWRARSYAASVPSHMPQSHKAQKRVSKDDRRAMVESYVNKYRETHAGKFPSISDARKQVGGNYYFIRKIVQELEYKSKISSSNSGNKKKELPIVSEPLVKVKNMSTGGAMSDMRTQCDPRAVPLNDVGDTSYRYLEVEGGLQTCEKVVSQEFGNPISLEHSDTVGTQAAASHIRKHETKNVSHPGLVEAENDQEKLSAFKRVMDADHSKHNEGSPYLYKHEKDISSTHTDGAELPKKSTVWGSLKSFADGLVSMWRKM; this is encoded by the exons atgatgATCCACATAATCAGACGAGGATCCGCTCGATCCACCATTTCTACGG TGTTTGATGAGGTGGCCAATGCCATACATGGGGCGAATATGCAGTGGCGTGCAAGGTCATATGCCGCGTCGGTTCCTTCTCACATGCCACAAAGTCACAAAGCTCAGAAGAGAGTTTCCAAAGATGACCGGCGAGCTATGGTGGAATCTTATGTAAACAA GTATAGGGAAACACATGCTGGAAAATTTCCATCCATTTCTGATGCTCGAAAACAAGTTGGTGGCAATTACTATTTTATTAGGAAAATTGTTCAAGAACTAGAATACAAATCTAAGATTTCATCCTCAAACAGTGGAAACAAGAAAAAGGAGCTACCTATCGTGAGTGAGCCCTTGGTTAAAGTTAAAAACATGTCAACTGGAGGTGCAATGTCAGATATGAGAACTCAATGTGACCCACGTGCAGTTCCTCTAAATGATGTAGGTGACACAAGTTACAGATATCTAGAAGTGGAGGGAGGGCTGCAAACTTGTGAGAAGGTGGTCTCTCAAGAGTTTGGAAACCCCATTTCTCTT GAGCATTCTGATACAGTTGGAACTCAAG CAGCTGCGAGTCATATAAGAAAACATGAAACCAAGAATGTCTCTCATCCTGGCCTTGTAGAAGCAGAAAATGATCAAGAGAAGCTTTCTGCATTCAAAAGAGTGATGGATGCTGATCATTCAAAACATAATGAGGGGTCTCCTTATCTGTACAAACATGAAAA AGACATCTCTAGTACCCACACCGATGGTGCGGAACTTCCGAAGAAATCAACTGTGTGGGGAAGCTTGAAGTCATTTGCAGATGGCCTTGTCAGCATGTGGAGAAAAATGTAA
- the LOC18107909 gene encoding probable aquaporin TIP3-2: protein MPRRYAFGKADEATRPDAMRAALAELVSTFIFVFAGEGSILALDKLYKGTGPPASGLLVVALAHALALFSAVASSINISGGHVNPAVTFGSLVGGRISVIRAVSYWVAQLLGSIFAALLLRLVTNGMIPAGFHVQSEVGEVHGLLLEMALTFGLVYTVYATAIDPKRGSLGIIAPLAIGFVVGANILVGGPFDGASMNPARAFGPALVGWRWRNHWIYWVGPFLGGGLAALIYEYIVISAEPVAHHTHQHQPLAPEDY, encoded by the exons ATGCCTCGCAGATATGCATTTGGGAAGGCTGATGAGGCCACCCGCCCTGACGCCATGAGAGCCGCTTTGGCTGAATTGGTCTCCacttttatctttgtatttgcTGGCGAAGGCTCTATTCTTGCTCTcg ATAAGTTATACAAGGGAACTGGGCCACCAGCTTCAGGGCTGCTGGTGGTCGCACTTGCACATGCATTGGCACTGTTTTCTGCTGTGGCATCCAGCATCAACATATCAGGTGGCCATGTAAACCCTGCTGTTACCTTTGGCTCACTTGTTGGTGGCCGGATCTCGGTTATTCGAGCAGTCTCTTATTGGGTTGCTCAGCTCTTGGGTTCTATTTTCGCTGCTCTCTTGTTGAGGCTTGTCACCAATGGCATG ATACCAGCTGGATTCCATGTGCAATCAGAGGTTGGAGAGGTGCATGGGCTTCTATTGGAAATGGCACTGACATTTGGACTGGTATACACAGTGTATGCAACAGCTATTGATCCCAAAAGGGGAAGCTTGGGGATCATTGCACCTCTAGCAATTGGGTTCGTCGTTGGGGCAAACATCTTGGTTGGTGGTCCATTTGATGGAGCATCAATGAACCCAGCAAGAGCATTTGGGCCTGCTCTAGTTGGGTGGAGATGGAGGAACCATTGGATCTACTGGGTTGGTCCTTTCCTTGGAGGAGGCTTGGCAGCCCTCATTTATGAGTACATTGTGATTTCAGCAGAGCCAGTAGCTCACCATACTCATCAGCATCAGCCCTTGGCTCCTGAAGATTACTAG
- the LOC18107910 gene encoding alpha-galactosidase, whose amino-acid sequence MVVYHQSSSQSMLGKLGSGVVALSICFFFFFLRLVSNADAAGRPINMGKQYSNSSHDDRQLSRMRGLSANGLGLAPPMGWNSWNHFHCNIEEKLIRDTADAMVSSGLAALGYEHVNLDDCWAELNRDSEGNLVPKASTFPSGIKALADYIHGKGLKLGIYSDAGSQTCSGTMPGSLGHEEQDAKTFASWGVDYLKYDNCNNDGTSPKERYPVMSKALLNSGRPIFFSLCEWGQEDPATWASNVGNSWRTTGDISDNWDSMTSRADQNDQWASYAAPGGWNDPDMLEVGNGGMTTEEYRSHFSIWALAKAPLLIGCDVRTMSDETIEILSNREVIAVNQDKLGVQGKKVKNNGDLEVWAGPLSNNKIAVVLWNRGSSRATVTAYWSDIGLDPTTTVNARDLWAHSNQPSVKGQISADLDSHACKMYVLTPQ is encoded by the exons ATGGTGGTTTATCATCAATCTAGCAGCCAATCTATGCTGGGCAAGCTCGGATCAGGAGTGGTTGCCTTATCgatatgcttcttcttcttcttcttgcgaTTGGTGTCAAATGCTGATGCTGCTGGTCGTCCAATCAACATGGGAAAGCAATATTCCAATTCAAGTCATGATGATCGTCAGCTTTCTCGGATGAGGGGTCTTTCTGCAAATGGACTCGGTCTTGCACCACCCATGGG ATGGAATAGTTGGAACCATTTTCACTGTAACATTGAAGAGAAATTGATTAGGGATACAG CGGATGCAATGGTTTCATCTGGCCTTGCTGCTCTAGGATATGAACACGTAAATTTAG ACGATTGCTGGGCTGAACTTAACAGGGACTCTGAG GGAAACTTGGTTCCAAAAGCTTCGACGTTTCCCTCGGGAATAAAAGCGTTGGCAGATTATATACATGGAAAAGGGTTGAAGCTTGGAATTTACTCCGATGCTGg GAGTCAGACCTGCAGTGGAACAATGCCTGGATCATTAGGCCACGAGGAACAAGATGCAAAAACGTTTGCTTCCTGG GGAGTGGACTACTTGAAGTATGATAACTGTAACAATGATGGTACAAGCCCAAAGGAGAGATATCCAGTAATGAGTAAGGCCTTGTTAAATTCTGGAAGGCCCATCTTCTTTTCACTGTGTGAATG GGGGCAGGAAGACCCAGCAACTTGGGCATCGAATGTTGGAAATAGTTGGAGAACAACAGGAGACATTTCTGATAACTGGGATAG CATGACATCCCGTGCAGATCAAAACGATCAATGGGCGTCTTATGCTGCACCTGGAGGTTGGAACG ATCCTGACATGCTTGAAGTTGGAAATGGAGGCATGACAACAGAGGAATATCGCTCACATTTCAGCATATGGGCGTTAGCCAag GCTCCTCTTCTCATTGGATGTGATGTTCGAACAATGAGTGATGAAACAATTGAGATATTAAGCAACAGGGAAGTTATTGCAGTTAATCAAG ATAAGCTTGGAGTGCAGGggaaaaaggttaagaataaTGGAGATTTAGAG GTGTGGGCTGGCCCTCTTAGCAATAATAAGATAGCGGTGGTGCTATGGAATAGAGGTTCCTCAAGAGCTACAGTTACTGCTTACTGGTCTGACATAGGCCTTGATCCAACGACTACTGTCAATGCTAGAGATTTATGGGCG CACTCCAATCAGCCATCAGTTAAAGGACAGATATCAGCTGATTTGGATTCCCACGCTTGTAAAATGTATGTCCTGACTCCCCAGTAG
- the LOC18107911 gene encoding pentatricopeptide repeat-containing protein At4g21065 — protein PNKKKILHMKRTVYLWNLMIRDSTNSALFTRTLDLYSCMLRTGLHGNDFTFPLVLKACSNTNSLRDATKVHSHTFLLGFQAHVFVQTALLDMYSKCHHLPSSRKVFDEMPVRTVVSWNSVISAYCRSFLFHEATLLLREMRLLGLDLSSTTFLSFLSTTPIHLRQGLSIHCCVFKLGLLNTYDHIPLANAVMSMYIRYGQVHEARAILDSMHEISVVSWSTIIGGYVDTGNVDKAFSMFNRMRTISTINSDFVVFINLIKGCAKQGSLMAASSLHSLIFKCGCENKDPLDNLLLGMYAKCGDLISARKVFDMALVKTVFLWTSIIGGYTHMGYPAEALLLFKKLLKTAIKPNGATLATILSACADLGSLDMGKEIEEYILSNGFQSDRQVQTSLIHMFSKCGSIGKAISVFERISDKDLAAWSSMINGNAIHGMAEEALGLFHKMLEIKEIKPDAVVFTSILLACSHVGLVEDGLKFFKSMQKDFGIVPSVEHYMCLVDLLGRAGQFELALKTIRVMPVKLQAQVWAPFLSACTKHCNLELGELAARKLLYMNPGSHANYVLMANLYTSMGKWKEAAVTRSLMIDRGLVKAPGWSQVEINGSVHVFIAGDRSHTQSIDIYKKLEEINLKLAEAGYVPETDTVIHDLEREEKEEALKVHSERLAIAFGLISTEAGSTLRIMKNHRTCVDCHSALKFISKITGRHLIVRDGSRFHHFESGKCTCKDFW, from the coding sequence cccaacaaaaaaaaaatattgcacatGAAAAGAACAGTTTACCTATGGAACCTGATGATCCGGGATTCCACCAATTCTGCCCTTTTCACCAGAACTCTAGACCTCTATTCTTGTATGCTGCGAACTGGACTTCATGGCAATGACTTCACTTTCCCCTTGGTCCTCAAAGCCTGCTCCAACACTAACTCCTTACGTGACGCTACTAAGGTCCATTCCCATACCTTCCTTCTTGGATTTCAAGCCCATGTCTTTGTACAGACTGCTCTTCTTGACATGTACTCAAAATGCCATCACCTGCCCTCATCAAGGAAGGTGTTCGATGAAATGCCTGTGAGAACTGTCGTCTCTTGGAACTCCGTCATCTCTGCTTATTGTCGTTCTTTTTTGTTCCATGAAGCCACTTTGCTACTTCGAGAAATGCGGCTTCTTGGTTTGGATCTAAGCTCCACCACATTCCTGAGCTTTCTGTCTACCACCCCTATTCATCTTCGACAAGGCTTATCTATACACTGTTGCGTATTTAAACTTGGACTTTTAAATACCTATGATCACATACCTTTAGCCAATGCTGTGATGAGCATGTATATCAGGTATGGTCAAGTCCATGAAGCGCGTGCTATTCTTGATTCGATGCATGAAATATCAGTCGTTTCTTGGTCAACAATTATTGGTGGCTACGTAGATACAGGGAATGTCGATAAAGCCTTCAGCATGTTCAATAGAATGAGAACAATTAGCACCATCAACTCGGACTTTGTAGTGTTTATAAATCTCATTAAAGGTTGTGCAAAACAAGGGAGTTTGATGGCAGCTTCATCGCTGCATTCTCTCATATTCAAATGTGGATGTGAGAATAAAGATCCTCTGGACAACTTGCTACTCGGCATGTACGCAAAATGTGGAGACCTCATCTCAGCTAGAAAAGTGTTTGATATGGCACTTGTAAAAACTGTTTTCTTGTGGACCTCTATCATTGGTGGGTACACCCACATGGGTTATCCTGCTGAAGCTTTACTTCTTTTTAAGAAGCTGTTGAAGACAGCTATTAAACCGAATGGAGCAACTCTGGCTACTATCCTGTCAGCTTGTGCTGACTTGGGGTCGTTGGACATGGGCAAAGAGATTGAAGAGTACATTTTGTCAAATGGGTTTCAGTCAGATAGGCAAGTACAAACCTCTTTGATACACATGTTCTCCAAGTGCGGAAGTATAGGCAAGGCTATATCAGTGTTTGAGAGGATATCAGATAAGGATTTAGCTGCCTGGAGTTCCATGATAAACGGTAATGCCATTCATGGGATGGCAGAAGAGGCTCTCGGTCTCTTTCACAAGATgctagaaataaaagaaataaagccGGATGCTGTTGTTTTTACAAGCATATTGTTGGCTTGCAGCCATGTTGGATTGGTTGAAGATGgactcaaattttttaaaagcatgcaGAAGGATTTTGGAATAGTACCCAGTGTAGAACATTATATGTGCTTGGTGGATCTTCTCGGCAGAGCTGGTCAGTTTGAATTGGCTTTGAAAACCATTAGAGTGATGCCTGTCAAACTACAAGCTCAAGTTTGGGCTCCATTTCTTAGTGCTTGCACGAAACATTGCAACCTTGAGCTGGGGGAGCTAGCAGCTAGAAAGCTGTTATATATGAATCCTGGAAGCCATGCTAATTATGTATTAATGGCTAATTTATACACGTCCATGGGAAAGTGGAAGGAGGCCGCTGTAACAAGGAGCTTGATGATTGACAGAGGGTTGGTTAAAGCACCAGGTTGGAGCCAGGTAGAGATCAATGGTTCTGTCCACGTTTTCATTGCTGGAGATCGATCACACACTCAGTCTATTGATATCTACAAAAAGCTAgaggaaataaatttaaaacttgcaGAAGCTGGATATGTTCCGGAAACAGATACTGTGATTCATGACTTGGAAAGGGAAGAGAAGGAGGAAGCATTGAAAGTTCATAGTGAGAGATTAGCTATTGCATTTGGTCTCATCAGTACTGAAGCAGGCTCAACACTAAGGATTATGAAGAATCATCGAACTTGTGTTGATTGCCATTCTGCTTTAAAATTCATCTCAAAGATTACAGGTAGGCATCTTATTGTGAGAGATGGTTCCCGCTTCCACCATTTTGAATCTGGTAAATGCACATGCAAGGATTTCTGGTGA